The Polymorphobacter megasporae genome window below encodes:
- a CDS encoding M20/M25/M40 family metallo-hydrolase — protein sequence MTTTTDRRTILKGAALGAALAIPGAVLADADPALRRAVAAGHDAAIRRLRDWIALPTIAAEKRNIEEGCKYMMQLATDAGFEHVERVPTDGVPGVFATMDNGAKKTLALYFMYDVKQFDPAEWSSPPLEGKIVDRPGLGKVMIGRGATNQKGPEAVVLAALHAYKAAGRKPPVNLVLVAEGEEEIGSPHFPQIVRRPDILAALKPCVGAIIPSGWQNPVDGGVVVNLGAKGIVELELVASGEKWGRGPAKDLHSSNKAIVDSPAWHLVEALATLVSADGNTPVIDGWFDRVRPLTAREKALIADSAAKRDPAEAMRGMGIKHFVGDLSWPQVLEREAAMPTVNIEGLVAGYTGPGGKTILPSRAVAKLDLRLVPGQTKDDCVTKLKAHLARRGFGDIEVNVSGGYDPTETSESSTLIRAELASYARAGVKTSVYPRLSGSWPGFVFTSPPVSLPAGQFGFGHGNGAHAPDEYMLIDSSNPKVLGFDDATLGFIDFFAEVAAVG from the coding sequence ATGACGACGACGACCGACCGACGGACGATCCTCAAGGGCGCGGCGCTCGGGGCGGCGCTGGCAATCCCGGGTGCGGTGCTCGCCGATGCCGATCCCGCGCTGCGTCGCGCGGTCGCGGCCGGACACGACGCCGCGATCCGGCGGCTGCGCGACTGGATCGCGCTGCCGACGATCGCCGCCGAAAAGCGCAACATCGAGGAGGGCTGCAAATACATGATGCAGCTCGCGACCGATGCCGGCTTCGAACACGTCGAGCGGGTGCCGACCGACGGCGTACCCGGGGTGTTCGCGACGATGGACAACGGCGCGAAGAAGACGCTCGCGCTGTATTTCATGTACGACGTCAAGCAGTTCGACCCCGCCGAATGGTCGTCGCCGCCGCTTGAGGGGAAGATCGTCGACCGGCCTGGGCTCGGCAAGGTCATGATCGGCCGTGGTGCGACCAACCAGAAGGGGCCCGAGGCGGTCGTTCTCGCGGCGCTTCATGCGTACAAGGCCGCCGGGCGCAAGCCGCCGGTCAACCTTGTCCTCGTCGCCGAGGGCGAGGAGGAGATCGGCTCGCCGCATTTCCCGCAGATCGTCCGGCGCCCCGACATTCTTGCCGCGCTCAAGCCGTGCGTCGGCGCGATCATTCCGTCGGGGTGGCAAAACCCGGTCGACGGCGGCGTCGTCGTCAACCTCGGCGCGAAGGGCATCGTCGAACTCGAACTCGTCGCGTCAGGCGAGAAATGGGGGCGCGGGCCGGCGAAGGACCTCCATTCGAGCAACAAGGCGATCGTCGACAGCCCGGCGTGGCACCTTGTCGAGGCGCTCGCGACTTTGGTCAGCGCCGACGGCAACACACCCGTCATCGACGGCTGGTTCGACCGCGTCCGCCCGCTTACGGCGCGCGAAAAGGCGCTGATCGCGGACTCGGCGGCGAAGCGTGATCCGGCGGAGGCGATGCGCGGCATGGGCATCAAGCATTTCGTCGGCGACCTCAGCTGGCCGCAGGTGCTCGAACGCGAAGCAGCGATGCCGACGGTCAACATCGAGGGGCTCGTCGCGGGCTATACCGGCCCCGGCGGCAAGACGATCCTGCCGTCGCGCGCGGTCGCCAAGCTCGATCTGCGCCTCGTGCCCGGCCAGACGAAGGACGACTGCGTCACCAAGCTCAAGGCGCATCTCGCCAGGCGCGGCTTCGGCGACATCGAGGTCAATGTCAGCGGCGGCTACGACCCGACCGAGACGAGCGAATCCTCGACGCTGATCAGGGCCGAACTCGCATCCTACGCCCGCGCCGGGGTCAAGACATCGGTCTATCCGCGCCTGTCGGGGTCGTGGCCGGGGTTCGTCTTCACCTCGCCGCCGGTGTCGCTGCCCGCCGGCCAGTTCGGCTTCGGGCACGGCAACGGCGCCCACGCGCCCGACGAATATATGCTGATCGACAGCAGCAACCCGAAGGTCCTCGGCTTCGACGACGCCACGCTCGGCTTTATCGATTTCTTTGCGGAAGTCGCTGCAGTCGGCTGA
- a CDS encoding GlcG/HbpS family heme-binding protein, which translates to MTQTTHNASRTPVAGARVSRATMLAAAALLAGAAPAIAQVQHADRILPLDLAVEAASEAVHVCARRGWPVTVTVVDAEGVVRVQLKGDHSTIHTRDSSFRKAYTQVTLGPVFGFDRLSDGVAALRVSPAAGAFATLPDILLLAGAVAVKVDGEAIGAVGVGGAPGGDKDEACAAAGLARISARLGSLTAPPAR; encoded by the coding sequence GTGACCCAGACCACCCACAACGCGTCCCGAACGCCGGTTGCCGGGGCACGGGTGAGCCGCGCAACGATGCTGGCAGCCGCTGCGCTCCTTGCTGGCGCCGCGCCAGCCATCGCCCAAGTCCAGCACGCCGACCGCATCCTCCCGCTCGACCTCGCGGTCGAGGCGGCGAGCGAGGCGGTGCATGTCTGCGCCCGGCGGGGCTGGCCCGTGACCGTGACGGTGGTCGATGCCGAGGGCGTGGTTCGCGTCCAGCTGAAGGGCGACCACAGCACGATCCACACCCGCGACTCCAGCTTCCGCAAGGCTTACACCCAGGTGACGCTCGGGCCCGTTTTCGGGTTCGACCGGCTGAGCGACGGCGTCGCTGCGCTTCGCGTCAGCCCCGCCGCCGGAGCCTTCGCGACGCTCCCCGACATACTGCTCCTTGCCGGTGCGGTGGCAGTGAAGGTCGACGGCGAGGCCATCGGCGCGGTCGGCGTCGGCGGGGCTCCGGGCGGTGACAAGGACGAGGCGTGCGCCGCCGCCGGCCTCGCGCGCATCTCCGCGCGTCTCGGTTCCCTCACCGCGCCTCCGGCGCGGTAA
- a CDS encoding IS5 family transposase, producing the protein MPWTDTARRQHMRKGGRYPSDLRDAEWALIEPLFPAARSGGRRRTTCLRAVMDAIMYIASSGCAWRMLPKCFPATSTVRGYFYSWRDSGLLTTINHLLVMAAREQAGREASPSAGVIDSQSVKTTESGGICGYDAGKKVKGRKRHIITDTCGFLVFILVHAADIQDRDGAVDVLKAIRFRFPFLRHVFADGGYAGDKLKAALEGHGSWTLEIIKRSDTAKGFVLLPRRWVVERTFAWLGRCRRLAKDWERSIESATAWATIASIRMLTRRIARLSTH; encoded by the coding sequence TTGCCTTGGACTGATACCGCTCGCCGTCAGCATATGCGCAAGGGGGGGCGCTATCCAAGCGATTTACGGGATGCGGAATGGGCGTTGATCGAGCCGCTGTTTCCGGCAGCCCGCAGCGGCGGGCGTCGTCGCACGACCTGCCTTCGGGCGGTGATGGATGCGATCATGTATATTGCGTCGAGCGGTTGCGCCTGGCGGATGCTGCCCAAATGCTTTCCGGCGACGTCGACAGTGCGCGGCTATTTCTACAGCTGGCGGGATAGTGGGCTGCTGACGACAATCAACCACTTGCTGGTAATGGCAGCACGCGAACAGGCCGGCCGCGAGGCCTCACCCAGTGCTGGCGTTATCGACAGCCAATCGGTCAAAACAACGGAAAGCGGCGGAATTTGCGGCTATGACGCCGGCAAGAAGGTGAAGGGCCGCAAACGCCATATCATCACCGATACCTGCGGCTTTCTGGTGTTTATCCTGGTCCATGCCGCCGACATTCAGGACCGCGACGGCGCTGTCGATGTCCTCAAAGCCATCCGTTTCCGTTTCCCGTTCCTGCGCCATGTGTTTGCCGATGGTGGCTATGCCGGTGACAAACTCAAGGCCGCGCTTGAAGGCCATGGCAGCTGGACCCTCGAAATCATCAAGCGCTCCGATACCGCCAAGGGCTTTGTGCTTTTGCCCCGCCGTTGGGTTGTCGAGCGGACCTTCGCGTGGCTGGGCCGCTGCCGACGTCTCGCCAAAGACTGGGAGCGATCCATCGAAAGCGCCACGGCATGGGCAACCATCGCCAGCATCCGAATGCTCACACGCAGAATCGCAAGGCTCTCAACTCATTGA
- a CDS encoding arsenic transporter, protein MMLATGATWGICAAATAGVITRPFKWPEAIWAVTGAMLLLLLGLMPPDAALGAVGKGMDVYLFLIGMMLLSETAREQGLFDWVAATAANHAKGSTPRLFLLVYATGIVTTTFLSNDATAVVLTPAVFAAAKKAKANPLPLLFACALIANAASFVLPISNPANLVLYGGKMPPLGQWFASFGLPSVAAIVVTFFALRWIERERITGTCESDAEREPLSAGGKAAFAGIVATAVLLIAMSAFDLPLGLPTCLAGLATTLGVCALAKRSPFELAKAVSWSVLPLVAGLFVLVEALDRTGVIRHVADALKALAADPVRGAALSGTVLAFASNLMNNLPAGLVASTAVAQAHPPRLMVDALLIGVDLGPNLSITGSLATILWLQAIRREGEDVGFWKFLKVGSVTMIPALAAALGTRLLLG, encoded by the coding sequence GTGATGCTTGCCACCGGCGCCACGTGGGGGATCTGCGCCGCCGCCACCGCGGGCGTGATCACGCGCCCGTTCAAATGGCCCGAGGCGATCTGGGCGGTGACCGGCGCGATGCTGCTGTTGCTGTTGGGGCTGATGCCGCCCGACGCGGCGCTGGGCGCGGTCGGCAAGGGCATGGACGTCTATCTGTTCCTGATCGGCATGATGCTGCTGAGCGAGACCGCGCGCGAGCAAGGACTGTTCGACTGGGTCGCGGCGACCGCGGCAAACCACGCCAAAGGCTCGACCCCGCGACTGTTCCTGCTCGTCTATGCCACCGGGATCGTCACCACGACCTTCCTGTCGAACGATGCGACCGCGGTGGTGTTGACCCCGGCGGTCTTCGCCGCGGCGAAAAAGGCTAAAGCCAATCCGCTGCCGCTGCTGTTCGCCTGCGCACTGATCGCCAACGCCGCGAGCTTTGTGCTGCCGATCTCCAACCCCGCCAATCTCGTCCTCTACGGCGGAAAGATGCCCCCGCTGGGTCAGTGGTTCGCCTCGTTCGGGCTGCCGTCGGTTGCCGCGATCGTGGTGACGTTCTTCGCGCTGCGCTGGATCGAGCGCGAGCGGATCACCGGCACCTGCGAGAGCGACGCCGAGCGTGAACCGCTGTCCGCCGGTGGCAAGGCGGCGTTCGCTGGCATCGTCGCGACGGCGGTGCTGCTGATCGCGATGTCGGCGTTCGACCTGCCGCTGGGCTTGCCGACCTGCCTCGCGGGGCTGGCGACGACGCTCGGGGTCTGCGCACTGGCGAAGCGCTCGCCGTTCGAACTGGCCAAGGCGGTTTCATGGAGTGTGCTGCCGCTAGTCGCCGGGCTGTTCGTGCTGGTCGAGGCGCTCGACCGCACCGGCGTGATCAGGCACGTCGCCGATGCCCTGAAGGCGCTGGCGGCCGATCCGGTCCGCGGCGCGGCGCTGTCGGGAACGGTGCTCGCCTTCGCGTCGAACCTGATGAACAACCTGCCCGCCGGGCTCGTCGCGAGCACCGCCGTCGCGCAGGCGCATCCCCCGCGCCTGATGGTCGACGCGCTGTTAATCGGCGTCGACCTCGGCCCCAACCTGTCGATCACCGGCAGCCTCGCGACGATCCTGTGGCTTCAGGCGATCCGCCGCGAGGGTGAGGACGTCGGCTTCTGGAAGTTCCTGAAAGTCGGCTCGGTCACCATGATCCCGGCGCTCGCTGCGGCGCTCGGCACAAGGCTGTTACTTGGTTGA
- a CDS encoding metallophosphoesterase family protein produces the protein MSGSISWLHIGDLHMDEADDMVSRDRLARIVDEANTYLRGAIDFAFLPGDNANHATPAQYRAIVETLAGLDFPWRVIPGDHDFEGGDLATYEAAFAKGHRPEVEVIAGHRCIYLDVISAGAGGPDFRLTMHHRNRLLGELARAEAEGQTPLVFMHAYPGDLAADGDEIAQIFADARVAFVDTGHTHYNELLNDGRVVYGATRSTGQIEEDGGRPGFSIVTVHDRVPSWRFKRLGGDWPFVQIVAPADYRMVTRPADPQQVPRPGPVEIVAKVFGRVDGPVTLSAGGSDAVAMEAIPGTFLWRANITLPSGCHELVVATATDRDIVRILVRPIDEVPRRAPPIAPGRDIHAIGAWPEHGIDGTQLGPNKNGMHL, from the coding sequence ATGAGCGGATCGATCAGCTGGCTGCACATCGGCGACCTCCACATGGACGAAGCCGACGACATGGTCAGCCGCGACCGGCTCGCGCGCATCGTCGACGAGGCCAACACGTATCTGCGTGGCGCGATCGATTTCGCCTTCCTGCCTGGCGACAACGCCAACCATGCAACCCCGGCGCAATATCGTGCGATTGTCGAGACACTCGCGGGGCTCGACTTCCCGTGGCGCGTGATCCCGGGAGACCATGACTTCGAGGGCGGCGACCTTGCGACGTACGAAGCTGCGTTCGCCAAGGGCCACCGCCCCGAGGTGGAGGTCATCGCAGGCCATCGCTGCATCTACCTCGACGTCATTTCCGCCGGAGCGGGCGGCCCCGACTTCCGGCTGACGATGCATCATCGCAATCGCCTGCTCGGCGAACTTGCCCGCGCCGAGGCGGAGGGGCAGACACCACTTGTGTTCATGCACGCCTATCCCGGCGACCTTGCCGCCGACGGCGACGAGATCGCGCAGATCTTCGCCGATGCACGTGTTGCCTTCGTCGACACCGGCCATACCCATTATAACGAGCTGCTGAACGACGGTCGCGTCGTCTATGGCGCGACGCGGTCGACCGGCCAGATCGAGGAAGACGGCGGACGTCCGGGCTTCTCGATCGTGACCGTCCACGACCGCGTACCGAGCTGGCGCTTCAAGCGGCTCGGCGGCGACTGGCCGTTCGTGCAGATCGTCGCACCCGCCGACTACCGGATGGTGACGCGCCCCGCCGACCCCCAGCAAGTGCCCCGCCCCGGCCCGGTCGAGATCGTCGCCAAAGTCTTCGGACGCGTCGATGGTCCGGTGACGCTTTCCGCGGGCGGCAGCGATGCCGTGGCGATGGAGGCAATTCCCGGCACGTTCTTGTGGCGGGCGAACATCACTTTGCCGTCGGGCTGCCACGAGCTGGTCGTGGCGACCGCCACCGACCGCGACATCGTCCGCATCCTCGTTCGCCCGATCGACGAAGTCCCCCGCCGGGCCCCGCCGATCGCTCCGGGACGCGACATTCACGCGATCGGCGCGTGGCCCGAACACGGGATCGACGGCACCCAGCTCGGCCCGAACAAGAATGGAATGCACCTGTGA